The nucleotide sequence GGGCTGTTCGGCCGCCAGCACACGCTGCACCTTGGTTTCCAGCATGTGGGCGAAGAGCGGGATGTGGTGAGTTCTGGAGAGATCGTCCAGTTCCTCGAAGTACTCCTCGCTGACGCGCTGCGGGGCCGAGATCGACACGGCAGCGGTGATTCTGCCGTGGTGGGACCCGTGCCAGGTGGAGATGAGATGACGGTAGGCCGCCAGCAGGCCGACCCGGTCCATCGGCGCCGGCGCGCGGAGTGCAGCCTGCAGCGCGGGCGACGCATCGACACCGATGAACGGCAACTTGTCGGTCTCGGGCAGTTCCGGCTGGTCCAGTGCGACCGACGCCCGCAGGCCCGAGTCGGCGTAGGCGGACATCACCGCATCGATGATCTCGGGGGTCGGGTAGGGCATCAGGAAGGCATCGTCCTGGACCGAAGTGGTGCCACTGCGGAGCATTTCGATCGCCGCGAGCATCGTGCGCAGGTACGCCTCGCGCGGGGTCGGGGTGAGCGCCGGGTCGGCCGGGGATTCGTAGAGCATGAACTCTTCGAGCGGGAGGCTCGGCAGCGAACCCTTGAGATGGTTGGCGGGGGAGTGGAAGTGCCCGTTGACCAGGCCGGGGAGCAGCACGTGGTGGCCACCGCCGGCCACGATGCGGTGCGCCCCGCCGGGGTTCTCGCCGACCTGGGCCCGGTACCGCTGGGCGGCCTGGGAGCCGACTGAGGTGATCCTGGTGCCGGTGACCAGCACATCGGTCGGAGCGCTGATGCTGTCCGGGGCGGTCGGAGCGTACAGGCGGACGCCGGTGAAAAGGATGCTCATCGGGGAAACCTCGTGGTGGAGGGGACCGGCGCGAAGGTGTTGGCCCGGGAGGTCGAGAGGCCCTGCGCCAACAGGGCTTCGACCTGGCCGACGGCGGCCGCCACGCCCTCGATCACCGGCACCCCGAGTGCCTCGCGGAGCGGGACCAGAAGATCGGCCAGGCCCGCGCAGCCCAGGATGATGGCCTCGGAGTGGTCGTCGTCGACGGCCGCGCTGGCCTGCATCAGGAACTGTTCGAGCAGGTGCAGTGAACCGTCCGCGACGGCCGCCACGTCCTCGTCGACGGCCCGCACCGTGCACCGGTGTTCCAGGCCGAGGTCGCGGACCACCCGCTGCGACATCGCCAATGTGCGGCGCGGCATGGTGATGATGCAGAAGTGTTCGGCCACCAGCGCCGCTGTCATCAGCGCCGCCTGCGTCATCCCGACCACGGGTCCGCGGGCGGATTCTTTCGCGGCGGCCAGCCCGGTGTCGCCGAAGCACGCGATGACATATCCGTCCGGAGTGACAGGACCGTTCTCCGCGTGGATGATTTCGCGGAGCACGGCTGACGCGCCGGCCACCTCGTCCGCGTTGGTTTCCACGGTGGCCGGTCCGACGAGCGGGGTGATGCCGATCAGCTCGGTGAGCGGACCGGCGACAGCAGTGGCCGCCTCGACCACGGTGCGGGTCATCGACACCGTCGTGTTCGGATTGATCACCGCGATCAGCCGCCCGCTCAACGGTGCACCCCCCGCCGTGAGGTACCGGCAGCTGTCGTAGCAGCTGTCCCGGCAGCCGACGCGGCAGCCGACGCGGTGGTCGTCGCGGCGGCCAGCAGGCCGTCGATGCCGTACGCGCCGATCGCGATCCTCGCCGCGCTCGATGCCGCTTCGACCGCGGCGACCGGATTCCCGGTCCTGACGTGCACCGCGGCGAAGGCGCCGCAGAATGCGTCGCCAGCCCCGGTGCTGTCCAGGGGATCGACCGTGTCGACACCGATCTCGATCGCCGGACCGTCACCCGTCAGGAGCAGGACCCCGCGCTCGGCCCGGGTGATGACCACCGTCTGCGGCCCGAGCTCTCTCAGTACCGCGGCTGCGTCGGCGATGTCGCTGCAGCCCGTCAGAGCCAGGGCCTCGATCTCGCTGGGCAGGAACACGTCGCAGCACGAGATCATCCGGTGCAGTGCGGGGCGGTTGCCGTCGAGGTAGTCCTCCTGGACGTCGAGGTAGACGGTGGCCGTGGACCGGGCCCGCAGCCACGGGGTGAGAGCGAGCTGGGACGGCAGGCTCATGGCGAGCAACACGATGCCGTCGGCGGTCAGCACCTGCTCGGGCACATCCTCGGGATAGACCGACATGCCGTCGAAATCGGCTTCGCTGCACTGCAGATGCCAGGTCCGACTGCCGTCGGCGGCATAGTCGATGACGTTGCGCACGGTCGGCAGGTCACGGGTGGGAAGGTCGTCGGTGTTCACCCCGGCGGCGGACAACTGTGCCAGCAGGCCGCTGGGCAGGTCGGCCCCGACCGGCGCGAACATCCGCACGTCGTCGAGGAACAGTCGCGCCGCGAGAGCTGCGTAGGCCGCGTCACCACCCATGGCAGGCCCGTTGTTGATGCCGCCGTGGATGGCCTCGTCGATGGTGAGATTACCGATGCAGACCAGGCTCTGCTCAGCCATGACGGCCGGCCTCTGCGTCGGCGAACTTGGCCATCCCGAGGTGGTAGCCGATCATCTGGGCCGGGAGCAGGTAGAGCAATGGCGCGAAGGCCTCGTCGACGGCCGGTAGGTGGAGCGTACGTTCGGCGTGCTCGTCCAACCGGTGCTCCGCGACGGTGGTGCATACGTAGAGCCGGCCACCGAAACGCCGGGCGTCGCGTCCGGTGTCCATCGCGCGGGGCACGGTGGGACCGGTCGGGGCGAGTAGGAACAGAGGTACTGGGTAGCTGCTTGAGTCAAGTAGTATTTGGCCATGTCAGAGCCAGTGTGTGCCTACCCGGTCGGTGGTGTCGATTACCCCCGGACCTTTCAGGAGTTGCTGGAGTGGTTCCCGGATGACTCGTCGTGTCTGGCGTATCTGGAGCGTCTGCGGTGGCCCCAGGGGTTTGTGTGTCCGGTGTGCGGGGCGCCCGGCGGTTGGCGTACGGCGAAGGCGAAATGGATGTGCACCAGGTGTGGCCGGCAGACGTCGGTGACCGCCGGCACGATCTTCCACCGGCTCCGGACGCCGCTGTCGACGTGGTTCGCGGCGATCTGGTTCATCACCTCGCAGAAGAACGGGATGTCCGCGCAAGGTCTGCAGCGGGTGCTGGGTTTCGGATCCTACGAAACAGCGTGGGCGTGGCTGCAGAAGCTACGCCGGGCGATGGTCCGCCCCGAGCGGGAGTTGCTCTCCGGTGTGGTGGAGTTAGATGAAGTGTTCATCGGCAACGAGTCTCGCGGCCGCGCAGGCGGCGTGAAGGACCACACCGCGGCGATGATCGCAGTGGAATCGATCCCCGGCCGCAAGCTGGGCAGGGTCCGCATCGAGCTGGCCGAGACAGCCCGATCGGTCAGCATGCTCGGCTTCGCCGACCGCGTCATCGCCAAAGGATCAACGGTCAGAACCGATGGCGCCAACTACCTGAAGAAGCTGACCGCGGCCGGCTACGAGCACGTCGCGTTCGTCGGGACCGACAGCGCCGAGCCCGCCCACATCAACCTCCCCGGCGTCCACATGGTCGCCTCGCTGCTCAAACGCTGGCTGACCGGCACCCTGCATTACGCGGTCTCCCAGGAGCACCTGGCCTACTACCTGGACGAATACACATTCCGGTTCAACCGACGCACCTCGAAGAGTCGCGGGCTTTTGTTCTACCGACTGTTGCAGCAGGCCGTGAACACAGACCCACACCCGCTCGCTGAACTGCGCAATCCTGTTGCAGCAGTGGACGTCCCGTTCTGAACTTTACTCAAGCAGCTACCCGGTACGATTGCTCGTAGTCTACCTGCTGAGCTGTATGGACACCAGCCTGGAACCCCGCAACTTCATCCATGCAGAGGCGCTACTGGGGCCGATGGGACAGCTGTTCACCACAGTGACCGGTCTCGACCGACCGCGGGGTAGAGAGCCGCCGGTCACGAGTTCTCCCCGTGGAGGAAACTTGAAAGGGCGGGTTATGTCCTCGTCGGCGGTCCGTCAGTGACCCGCTTCTCGTGGTCGGTGGGCTACTCCGACAGTCGCGACCGCCAGGCCCTTCTCGGGTGGACGGCGAAGCCTGCGCACGCCATGTTGCGCAGGCTCGGGGAACCCGGCGCTGCGGTGGCCGCGGCGAGTTTCACCCCCCGACGGCCCAGGTCACGTGTGGCCAGGGCCGCATGGAACGCGCGGAGCAGCGCGGTCTGCGCACCTGATCCACGGTGGGGCGCGAGGATCCCGGCCCGCTCGGCGGCGGTGACCCGCGCGATGACGGCCCTCTGTCGATCGTCCAACGGACTGCCGGCACCGAGAAGTGGGCTGTCGGCGCCGGTGTCGGTTCCCGCCCCTTCGGCGGGGGTGGAGCCGGCGAAGTCGTTCACCTGCACCTCGCCTCAGCATGGCGCCGCCGGTGGTGCCGGGACGCTAGAACGCAAACGGTATACAATTTGGCAAGTCAACAGGGTAAACGCGGGTTACAACTGGGTTAAGTTGACCGAACGGTATTCAAGCGCTTCAGCGGTGCGGTCGCGACGGTCGGGTGCGGCAGGCTGGCTCCGTTCTCAGCGACCAGTGTCAGCCGGCCGGGGCGAGGCGCGCGCGTAGGCTCAGCGGCGAAATGGGAGAGACGATCGACGGTCCAGGTGCTGGGATCGTCCAGTTGCTGGTGTCACCGATCCATCGCTTCCAGGGTCGTCCGTCAGACGGACCGCTTCCCGCTCCGCCCGGCGAACTGGTGGGCGAGATCCGGCTCCGGGCAGGGCTCGGCATCGTCGGAGACCGATATTTCAACAAGCGGGCCCACCGCAATGCGAGCGTCACGCTCATCGCCGAGGAAAACATCGTGCCCGGCGCCGATCTGCAGCAGGTCCGACGCAACATCCTGGTGCGCGGGATCGATGTCGACGCAATGGTGGGTGCTCTGCTGAGCCTGGACTCCGGCGATGGTCCGGTGACCTTCGAGGTCAAACGCCCGGCCAATCCCTGCGCCTGGATGAACGTGACGATCGGTGACGGTAGCTTCCAGGCGATGCGCGGAAGGGGTGGGGTGCGGTGCGTGCCGCTCGATGACGGACTGCTCCGTCTTGGGCCGGTCGACGTGCTGCTCCATTGAGCCGCAATGCATCCCGGTGCAGCGGACATGCTCACGCCGACTCACGCACCACCAGACGGGCCGGGACGACCGTGGTGCCCGAAGTGGGGGACCGGTCGATCGCGCCCAACAGCAACTGGGCCGCTAACCGTCCGATGACGTTGATATTCATGTCCACGGTGGTGAGTGGGGGACGGGTCGCCGTGGCCATCACCTCCCAGTTGTCGAAACCCACCACGGCGACATCCTTCGGGACCGAACGTCCCGCCTCGCGGAGTCCGTCGATCACGCCGCGGGCGATCTGATCGCTCCCGCAGAAGACGCCGTCGAGATCCTGATGTTCGCACAGTAGGTCGGTGATCGACCGCCGGCCCCACTCCTCCGTCCACGTCCCGAAACGGGCCCCGCCGGCCACCCGGAGGCCGGCCATCCGCAGGTTTGCTGTGGTCGCGCGGGCCCGGACCGCTGCGGATCGATGCCGCCGGGGCCCGGTGATGTGGGCGATCCGCGTCCGGTCGGCCGCGAGCAGGTGCCCGACGGCCAGCGCGGTCCCGTTCGGTTCGTCCGCGATCACCGAGCAGTCCGCCGGATCCAACGACGGTGAAAATGCGTACACCACCGGCACTCCACGACTGTCGACCAGAGGCAGTCGCGCCTCCGCACGCCGGCCGTTGACGATGATGCCGTCCACCTGCCGGTGCAGCAGAGCTTCGACCTGGCGCGCTTCCCGCTGGGGATCGTCACGGGTATCGCAGAAGATGATCGCCACTTCACCCAAACCCAGGGCATCCTCGGCGCCGAGCATGACGGGGATCGAGAAGCGGCCGAAGCTGTCGGTGGTCAGCAGGCCCACGGAGAAGCTGCGCCCGGTGCGCAGCGAGCCGGCGAACGCATTCGGCCGGAACTGCAGGCGCGCAGCGATCTCCAGCACCCGCGCACGCGTCGACGCACTGACGTCCGCGCGCCCGTTCAGAGCCTTGGACACCGTCGCGACCGACACCCCGGCTGCCAGGGCCACATCGCCGATCCTGACGGGTCCGGACGGCTGTCCGGGTGGCTGTTCGGGTGGCACCACCACCACCACTCCCTCCGACGAGAACCTGGCTTCGACCGACGCATCGTCGTGGCCTTCGAGATCCACGTGGCCCTTGACACCCGCGGAAACGTGGTCGTAGCCTTCGGGCGTCTTCGAAATCGATTTCGAGAGCGTATCCCACGCGACGCAATGTGGCGTCCGGATTGCCCGGATCCAATGCCTGGTAGGAGATATGCATGGCTTTCCACCCTGAGGTGACCCTCCTGACGACCGGCGGCCCGGTGTCGCCCACTCCTGGCGCGAACGTCAAACTGCGGCCCCTTCCGCTGCGCGCCGCGCAGATCGACGGCGGGCTGTGGGCACGGCGTCAACGGGTCAACCGCGAGGTCAGCATTCCGATCGGATCGCGACGCCTGCGCGAGGCCGGGAATCTGGCGGACCTCGAGGCGGCCGCGGCCGGCCGGACCGCAGAGGACGGCGTCGACTACCAAGGTCCGCTGTTCATGGATTCCGACGTCTACAAGTGGCTGGAGGCGGTGGCGTGGGAAAGCGGCCGCGAACCCGCCGACTCGCTGCGCGCCGAACTCGAGACCTTCACCGCGGCCGTGCAGGCTGCGCAGCAGGCCGACGGCTACCTGAACAGCTTCGTCCAGGTCTCTCGCGGGGGGCATGAGCGCTACCGGGAACTGGCCTTCAGCCACGAGATGTACTGCTTCGGGCACCTGATCCAGGCCGCGGTGGCCGGGCGCCGCACCGGATCCGACGCCGGTTTGTGGGATGTTGCGATCAGGGTCGCCGACCACCTCGTCGAGACCTTCGGCCCTGATGGCAATCCCGACATCGACGGCCACCCGGTGATCGAGATGGCCCTCGTCGAGCTCCACCGCGAATGCGGCGACGGGCGGTACCTCGATCTGGCCGCGCATTTCGTGGGAGCGCGGGGACACGGATCGAACCGGGCGTACGGCCGGGAGCCGATCTACTTCTCCGACCGGGTCCCGGCCCGCGACTCCGACACCGTCGAGGGACATGCGGTACGTGCCCTCTACTTCGCTGCCGGTGTGGCCGACATCATTGCCGAGGGCCGGGATCCCGACGGCGCCCTCGACGCCGCCCAGCACCGTCAGTGGGAACACATGGTGGCCACCAAGACCTACCTGACGGGTGGCCACGGATCACGTTGGGACGGTGAGGCGTTCGGCGATCCCTACGAGTTGCCGCCGGACGTCGCCTACTGCGAGACCTGCGCGGCCATCGGCAGTGTGCAGTGGAGCTGGCGTCGTCTGCTGGCCACCGGCGATGTCCGGTACGCGGATCTGATCGAGCGCACGCTGCTCAACGGATTTCTCAGCGGGGTCTCGGTCAGCGGGGACGAGTTCTTCTACGTCAACGCTCTGCAGGTCCGTACCGACGCCGTACCGGACGACCACCGTCAGCCCGCCACCGGACGGCAGGGCTGGTTCCAGACCGCGTGCTGCCCGCCCAACGTGATGCGCACCATCAGCTCGATCCAGACCTATCTGGCCACCGCGGATGACGGCGGCCTCCAACTGCAGCAGTATGCCGCCGGCCGCATCTCCGTCGGAGCGCGCAGCCTGTCCATTCGGACCGAGTATCCCTGGGAGGGAACGGTTGAAGTCGTCATCGACGCGACGGACACCGAGCCGTGGGCGCTTGCGCTGCGCATCCCGGCCTGGTGTCAGGATGCTGTCGTCGCGGTGGCCGGCGCCGCCCCGGAGCCGGTCGCCGCAGTCGCCGGTTACGCAGTGCTGCAGCGGCAATGGGCAGTCGGTGACACCCTGCACCTGACGCTCCCGATGCCGCCCCGGCTGACGGCCGGCCATCACCGCGTCGATGCGGTGCGGGGCGCGCTGGCCATCGAGCGCGGTCCGCTCGTCTACGCCGTCGAACAGGTCGACATGCCGGTCGGGATGGCGGTCGACGACCTGCAACTGGCGAGCGCGTCTGCGGCCGACCTGACCGTGGTGCCGCGACCGGACCTGCTGGGCGGCGTGACGACCATCGTCGGTCCCGGCACCACCATCGACGGTGTCAAGGGGGAGTTCACCGCTGTGCCGTACCAACTCTGGGCCAATCGGGGCGTCGGTCCGGTGCGGGTCTGGATCCCGCTGGCGTCGGAGGCGATCCGGTGAACGCGGCTGAGCCGCCGAGCAGTGTCGCTGATCGTCGACAGCATGCGACCCGGGGGACCGCCGCGGAGCGCGCCGTCAACATCGGGGAGACTGCACTGGCTGGAACGGCGGCCGGTCGGCTGCGCGCAGGCCACACCTGAAGGAGCCGCCCGATGTCTCGAAGGATCATCCTGGACTGCGATCCCGGGCACGACGACGCCCTGGCCATGCTGACGGCCTACGGGAATCCGGAGATCGAGCTGGTGGCGGTGACGACCGTCTGCGGCAACCAGACGGTGGATCTGGTGACCCGGAATGCGCTGGCGATCGGTGCCGTGGCCGGCATGAAGGACGTGATGTTCGCCCGCGGGGCCGAGCAGCCTCTGCAGCGCGCGCACCGGGCAGCTCCGGAAATCCACGGTGAGAGCGGCATGGACGGTCCGGTGCTGCGACCGTCCGGGATCAGTCTGGACCCCAGGACTGCGGCGGAATTGATCGTCGACGTGGTGATGGATGCGTTGCCGGGTGAGATCACCCTGGTGGCAACGGCTCCACTGACCAATCTGGCGCTCGCGCTGCGTCTGGAACCGGCTATCGCCGGTCGGGTGGCCGAGGTGGCGGCGATGGGAGGCGCGATCGGTCAGGGCAACATGACGGCCTCGGCCGAGTTCAACATCCTGGTCGATCCGGAAGCCGCCAGGGAGGTGTTCGACGCATCCTGGTCCGTCACCATGATGGGGCTGGACGTCTCGCACCAGGCCCTGGCCACCCCGGTGATCCGGCGACGATTCGTCGAGATGGGCTCGGAGGTAGGCACCTTCGTCGACGAGCTGCTCGAATTCTTCCAGGCCCGCTATCACGAACACCAGGGCTTCGAGGCAGCGCCCGTCCACGATCTCTGCCCGGTCGTCTACCTGATCGACCCCACCGTCTTCGACCTCGTCCGGGCGCCGATCGCGGTGGAGACCCGGGGCGAGTTCACCGACGGCCGCACGGTCGTCGACCTGCGGATGCCCGCCGGACCGGACTGCCGACACCAGGTCGGTACCGGTCTGGACCACGGACGATTCTGGGACATCGTCGTCGATTCGATCTCAGCGATCGGCTGATCGGGCCAGCTCGGCCCGGCGGCGTTGGGCTTTCGTCCGGTGTCGGCGGGGATGGGTGCGGAACGGCTCCAGCGGCTCGCCGGTGGTAGGCATGTCGGCCAGCGGCACCGGCTGCCAATCGGTCCGGGAGCCCTTGTTCCGATTGCAGGAGGGACACGCCGAGACGCAGTTGGTCATCGTCGTCCGGCCACCGCGCGCGACCGGCCAGACGTGGTCGATCTCGATCACGGTCGGTTGGCCGGTGCAGTAGCGGCACAGGCCACCGTCGCGCAGCACGATGGCATCACGGAGATCGATCGTCGACCTGGCCCACCGGGGGTCCCTCACCAGCATGACCCGACGATACCGGGTGCCGCGAAGCCCGTTATGTCCTGCAAAGTGATGGCTATCGCCATCACTTTGCAGGACGCAGCGGGGGCCCCGAAGCGCGGAGGCCCCGAAGCGCAGCGGGGCCCGGACGTCAGCGGTCCAGGAGGCGGAGCGCGTGGTTGACCGGGCCCGCCGCAAAGGCAGCCGGATCGAAATCCTGGTCCGGAATCAGCGGCATGGCCTCGAGAACGGCGCGATGCGCCGGCGAATCCGGATCGGACATCGCCGCGAGGAGGTCGCCGTAGATCCCCGGGCCGCCGCAGTCCTCCGGCGGACCGGCCCGTCGCCCTGCGGTGCACCGCGGGTAGTCGACGTCGCCGGCTGCGCCGATGTTCTCGACGACGATGGAATGGCGCCAGTCGTCGCCGAAGTCGTAGAGATAGGAGA is from Nakamurella sp. PAMC28650 and encodes:
- a CDS encoding amidohydrolase family protein, translating into MSILFTGVRLYAPTAPDSISAPTDVLVTGTRITSVGSQAAQRYRAQVGENPGGAHRIVAGGGHHVLLPGLVNGHFHSPANHLKGSLPSLPLEEFMLYESPADPALTPTPREAYLRTMLAAIEMLRSGTTSVQDDAFLMPYPTPEIIDAVMSAYADSGLRASVALDQPELPETDKLPFIGVDASPALQAALRAPAPMDRVGLLAAYRHLISTWHGSHHGRITAAVSISAPQRVSEEYFEELDDLSRTHHIPLFAHMLETKVQRVLAAEQPRFRGRSLVRYTADLGLLSDRMNVIHAVWTDDADLDLIAGAVIAHNPVSNLRLGSGVMPFRRVRDRGITTCLGTDEAICDDSVNMWGVIKVAGLIHNISGSPSQTWPSATEVLDCLWSGGAAAMLRGDELGKVREGYLADLTMLDLHTLPFTPFNDLAGQLVYCQNGSSVRLTMVAGEILFENGHLLTVDEDALLAEAREVFDRRRPQIEAARRESDHVAADYRAMVQRAAHTDVGLQRWVRA
- a CDS encoding glycoside hydrolase family 127 protein, giving the protein MAFHPEVTLLTTGGPVSPTPGANVKLRPLPLRAAQIDGGLWARRQRVNREVSIPIGSRRLREAGNLADLEAAAAGRTAEDGVDYQGPLFMDSDVYKWLEAVAWESGREPADSLRAELETFTAAVQAAQQADGYLNSFVQVSRGGHERYRELAFSHEMYCFGHLIQAAVAGRRTGSDAGLWDVAIRVADHLVETFGPDGNPDIDGHPVIEMALVELHRECGDGRYLDLAAHFVGARGHGSNRAYGREPIYFSDRVPARDSDTVEGHAVRALYFAAGVADIIAEGRDPDGALDAAQHRQWEHMVATKTYLTGGHGSRWDGEAFGDPYELPPDVAYCETCAAIGSVQWSWRRLLATGDVRYADLIERTLLNGFLSGVSVSGDEFFYVNALQVRTDAVPDDHRQPATGRQGWFQTACCPPNVMRTISSIQTYLATADDGGLQLQQYAAGRISVGARSLSIRTEYPWEGTVEVVIDATDTEPWALALRIPAWCQDAVVAVAGAAPEPVAAVAGYAVLQRQWAVGDTLHLTLPMPPRLTAGHHRVDAVRGALAIERGPLVYAVEQVDMPVGMAVDDLQLASASAADLTVVPRPDLLGGVTTIVGPGTTIDGVKGEFTAVPYQLWANRGVGPVRVWIPLASEAIR
- a CDS encoding molybdenum cofactor biosysynthesis protein; the encoded protein is MGETIDGPGAGIVQLLVSPIHRFQGRPSDGPLPAPPGELVGEIRLRAGLGIVGDRYFNKRAHRNASVTLIAEENIVPGADLQQVRRNILVRGIDVDAMVGALLSLDSGDGPVTFEVKRPANPCAWMNVTIGDGSFQAMRGRGGVRCVPLDDGLLRLGPVDVLLH
- a CDS encoding aspartate/glutamate racemase family protein — translated: MSGRLIAVINPNTTVSMTRTVVEAATAVAGPLTELIGITPLVGPATVETNADEVAGASAVLREIIHAENGPVTPDGYVIACFGDTGLAAAKESARGPVVGMTQAALMTAALVAEHFCIITMPRRTLAMSQRVVRDLGLEHRCTVRAVDEDVAAVADGSLHLLEQFLMQASAAVDDDHSEAIILGCAGLADLLVPLREALGVPVIEGVAAAVGQVEALLAQGLSTSRANTFAPVPSTTRFPR
- a CDS encoding IS1595 family transposase; amino-acid sequence: MSEPVCAYPVGGVDYPRTFQELLEWFPDDSSCLAYLERLRWPQGFVCPVCGAPGGWRTAKAKWMCTRCGRQTSVTAGTIFHRLRTPLSTWFAAIWFITSQKNGMSAQGLQRVLGFGSYETAWAWLQKLRRAMVRPERELLSGVVELDEVFIGNESRGRAGGVKDHTAAMIAVESIPGRKLGRVRIELAETARSVSMLGFADRVIAKGSTVRTDGANYLKKLTAAGYEHVAFVGTDSAEPAHINLPGVHMVASLLKRWLTGTLHYAVSQEHLAYYLDEYTFRFNRRTSKSRGLLFYRLLQQAVNTDPHPLAELRNPVAAVDVPF
- a CDS encoding HNH endonuclease: MLVRDPRWARSTIDLRDAIVLRDGGLCRYCTGQPTVIEIDHVWPVARGGRTTMTNCVSACPSCNRNKGSRTDWQPVPLADMPTTGEPLEPFRTHPRRHRTKAQRRRAELARSADR
- a CDS encoding carbohydrate kinase family protein, with product MAEQSLVCIGNLTIDEAIHGGINNGPAMGGDAAYAALAARLFLDDVRMFAPVGADLPSGLLAQLSAAGVNTDDLPTRDLPTVRNVIDYAADGSRTWHLQCSEADFDGMSVYPEDVPEQVLTADGIVLLAMSLPSQLALTPWLRARSTATVYLDVQEDYLDGNRPALHRMISCCDVFLPSEIEALALTGCSDIADAAAVLRELGPQTVVITRAERGVLLLTGDGPAIEIGVDTVDPLDSTGAGDAFCGAFAAVHVRTGNPVAAVEAASSAARIAIGAYGIDGLLAAATTTASAAASAAGTAATTAAGTSRRGVHR
- a CDS encoding nucleoside hydrolase, translated to MSRRIILDCDPGHDDALAMLTAYGNPEIELVAVTTVCGNQTVDLVTRNALAIGAVAGMKDVMFARGAEQPLQRAHRAAPEIHGESGMDGPVLRPSGISLDPRTAAELIVDVVMDALPGEITLVATAPLTNLALALRLEPAIAGRVAEVAAMGGAIGQGNMTASAEFNILVDPEAAREVFDASWSVTMMGLDVSHQALATPVIRRRFVEMGSEVGTFVDELLEFFQARYHEHQGFEAAPVHDLCPVVYLIDPTVFDLVRAPIAVETRGEFTDGRTVVDLRMPAGPDCRHQVGTGLDHGRFWDIVVDSISAIG
- a CDS encoding LacI family DNA-binding transcriptional regulator, translated to MDLEGHDDASVEARFSSEGVVVVVPPEQPPGQPSGPVRIGDVALAAGVSVATVSKALNGRADVSASTRARVLEIAARLQFRPNAFAGSLRTGRSFSVGLLTTDSFGRFSIPVMLGAEDALGLGEVAIIFCDTRDDPQREARQVEALLHRQVDGIIVNGRRAEARLPLVDSRGVPVVYAFSPSLDPADCSVIADEPNGTALAVGHLLAADRTRIAHITGPRRHRSAAVRARATTANLRMAGLRVAGGARFGTWTEEWGRRSITDLLCEHQDLDGVFCGSDQIARGVIDGLREAGRSVPKDVAVVGFDNWEVMATATRPPLTTVDMNINVIGRLAAQLLLGAIDRSPTSGTTVVPARLVVRESA